ATCTCCTGCAACTATATCCAAAATGGGCAGAGGAGAGTTTGTTAGCATGGATGTTTTATATCGTATTGGAACCAAATTAGGTATTGATTTTGGAGATATGGTTTCAATTATAGAGAAAAAGAAATAAACAAAACTTGAGGTGACAAAATGGAAGCTCAAGTTCCAATAATAATTATGGTGGCAGAAGATATATGACATATGTATTTACAGAACAAGGTATCGCCATGCTTTCTGCTGTTCTTAAAAGTGATGTAGCAGTCGAAGTCAGTATTAAAATTATGAATAGCTTTGTGGAGATGAGAAGATTTTTGATTTCCAATCAATAGCTGATTTCAAGATTGGATAGGGTTGAGTTAAAGCAATTGGAAACAGATAAGAAGCTGGAAGAAGTATTTAATTATTTAGCTACCAATACTGAGGTTAAGCAAAATATTTTTTTCGATGGGCAAATTTATGACGCGTTTAGCTTTATTGTAGGACTTGTTAAAAAGGCTAATTAAGAAATAATTTTGATTGACAACTATGTCGATGTCAACACCTTAAATATTCTTTGCAAGAAGAATAAGAGTGTAGATGTTGTAATTATGACAGCAGGAAAAGGAAATCTATCAACAAAAGATATAACGAAATTTAATGCTCAATATCCAAAGCTATCAGTTAAAACTACAACAGATTTTCACGATAGATTTTTAATCATAGATAAAGTAGAAGTTTATCATATTGGAGCTTCTATCAAAGATGCTGGTAAAAAGAGCTTTGGAATTACAAAGATAGAAGATGAAGATTTAGTTAATAGTTTGGTAAATAAAGTGAGGTAGAGTATGGCGAATTTATATAATAAAAATTTTTCAAAAAAGAAGTATAATTGTTCTGATAATTTTAATGATATGATACGACTTGTTTTGAGATAAGCAAAACAATAGGATATAATAAGAGAAAATTAAGATCAAAGATGAGTGTAGTTGAGGTTAAATAATGTTAGAAAAGAGGTTGAATCGATGGATTCACAGTATATTGGAGCAAAGTTTTATAGCAAATCGGATTTGAGCATTGGAAGGAACTTGGAAAAAGCTGAAAAAATAATTAATGTTTTTG
This is a stretch of genomic DNA from Mageeibacillus indolicus UPII9-5. It encodes these proteins:
- a CDS encoding helix-turn-helix domain-containing protein, whose protein sequence is MKVSYNGLWKVLIDKNMNKKALANACELSPATISKMGRGEFVSMDVLYRIGTKLGIDFGDMVSIIEKKK